A window from Primulina eburnea isolate SZY01 chromosome 2, ASM2296580v1, whole genome shotgun sequence encodes these proteins:
- the LOC140824408 gene encoding LOW QUALITY PROTEIN: uncharacterized protein (The sequence of the model RefSeq protein was modified relative to this genomic sequence to represent the inferred CDS: substituted 1 base at 1 genomic stop codon), translating to MQGGCIADRGSCGTXFDSASGSVRTKIFRTKSSSLALRKSLTPFPHRIWEWSAPSAKRSFYVKEAAVTS from the exons ATGCAAGGAGGATGTATAGCTGACAGAGGATCTTGTGGAACATGATTTGATTCTGCAAGCGGTTCGGTACGAACGAAGATATTTCGAACAAAAAGTAGCTCCCTCGCTCTAAGGAAGAGCCTGACTCCATTCCCTCATAGGATTTGGGAATGGTCGGCTCCATCAG CCAAACGTTCCTTTTATGTCAAGGAAGCAGCTGTAACCTCGTGA
- the LOC140823956 gene encoding histidinol dehydrogenase, chloroplastic isoform X1 yields the protein MDCRLISLRQTFIPSKITRSHPRFFSPTLNCSMKTYKLSDLTRTEVDSLKARPRIDFSSIFGVVQPIVDDIRSRGDAAVKDYTIRFDKVKLDSVIENVNDLPNPVLDPAVQEAFDVAYDNIFAFHAAQKPVEKIVENMQGVRCKRVARSISSVGLYVPGGTAVLPSTALMLSVPAQIAGCKTIVLATPPAQDGSICKEVVYCAKKAGVTHILKAGGAQAISAMAWGTESCPKVEKIYGPGNQYVTAAKMLLQNSEAMVSIDMPAGPSEVLVIADKHANPVHIAADLLSQAEHGPDSQVVLVVAGNDVDLTAILDEIKKQCQSLPRGDFASKALGHSFTVFARDMVEAIGFSNLYAPEHLIINVKDAEKWESLVENAGSVFLGPWTPESVGDYASGTNHVLPTYGYARMYGGVSLDTFLKYITVQSLTEEGLRKLGPYVATMAEVEGLEAHKRAVTLRLQDIEARQLSNLR from the exons ATGGACTGTAGACTTATCTCTTTGCGTCAGACCTTTATCCCCTCCAAGATTACTCGATCTCATCCAA GATTTTTCTCGCCCACTTTGAATTGTTCGATGAAGACTTATAAGCTGTCAGATCTGACTAGGACAGAGGTTGATAGCCTCAAAGCTCGTCCTCGAATTGATTTTTCTTCTATTTTCGGTGTG GTTCAGCCCATTGTTGATGACATCCGAAGCAGAGGCGATGCAGCTGTCAAGGA CTATACAATTCGGTTTGACAAAGTAAAACTAGACAGTGTAATAGAGAATGTCAATGATCTTCCAAATCCAGTG CTCGATCCAGCTGTTCAAGAAGCTTTTGATGTGGCCTATGATAACATTTTTGCTTTTCATGCTGCACAAAAGCCAGTTGAAAAAATTGTTGAGAACATGCAA GGTGTTAGATGCAAAAGGGTGGCGCGAAGCATTTCATCTGTGGGTCTTTATGTTCCTGGTGGCACTGCCGTATTACCTTCAACTGCTTTGATGCTTTCAGTT CCTGCTCAGATCGCTGGATGCAAGACCATTGTGCTTGCAACTCCCCCTGCTCAAGATGGCAGCATTTGTAAA GAGGTTGTTTATTGTGCTAAGAAAGCTGGTGTAACTCACATTCTTAAAGCTGGGGGTGCTCAG GCAATCTCTGCCATGGCATGGGGGACTGAATCTTGTCCCAAG GTTGAGAAGATATACGGTCCTGGAAATCAGTATGTCACAGCTGCAAAAATGCTTCTGCAG AACAGTGAGGCTATGGTTTCGATAGACATGCCAGCTGGACCATCAGAAGTGCTCGTCATTGCTGATAAACATGCCAATCCTGTTCACATAGCTGCAGATTTACTATCACAG GCTGAGCATGGGCCTGACAGCCAAGTCGTTCTTGTAGTTGCTGGAAATGATGTGGATCTAACTGCTATTCTGGATGAAATTAAAAAGCAATGCCAAAGCCTTCCCCGGGGAGACTTTGCTTCAAAAGCACTAGGTCATAGCTTCACTGTTTTTGCACGTGATATGGTTGAG GCAATTGGCTTTTCTAACTTGTATGCACCGGAGCATTTGATCATCAATGTGAAAGATGCTGAAAAGTGGGAAAGTTTAGTCGAGAATGCAG GTTCTGTATTTTTGGGTCCATGGACGCCCGAGAGCGTGGGAGACTATGCAAGTGGTACCAATCATGTTCTTCCAACTTATGGTTATGCACGGATGTATGGTGGAGTGTCATTAGATACCTTCTTGAAGTACATCACAGTACAATCACTGACAGAAGAAGGGTTAAGGAAGCTCGGGCCTTATGTAGCAACCATGGCTGAGGTAGAGGGTCTGGAGGCGCACAAGAGAGCCGTGACCCTCAGACTGCAGGACATTGAAGCTAGACAATTATCAAATCTGAGATAA
- the LOC140823954 gene encoding flowering locus K homology domain-like, which translates to MADLDENFSEVEHAHESGYQHEDEHVDKDEHEFVPVHELHENEEHKNKSIEGTPENLESDEKQDHEDISLAGGGTEKWPGWPGESVFRMLVPAQKVGSIIGRKGEYIKKTCEETKARIKILDGPPGTRERAVMISAKEEPEASLPPAVDGLLKVHKRLLDGMENDPSNPAPGLGGKLSTRLLVPAAQAGSLIGKQGTTVKSIQEESNCIVRVLGTEDLPLFALQDDRIVEVVGEPAGIHKAIELIASHLRKFLVDRSIIHVLEMHMQMPNSQMDHMPPAHSWGPSPQAFQQNAPAGPGYGANHNFMPPPRQFDNYYAPSNIPPPPEKQSHQGVSAYGREALVPAHSSTTQTAQSIITQITQQMQIPLAYADAVIGTQGANISYIRRVSGATVTIQETRGVPGEMTVEISGTASQVQTAQQMIQNFMAEVSGSAQTQYASSADQAFNSYAAHGSVYTSPPSNASVGGQTGGYSSVYGANYGY; encoded by the exons ATGGCTGATCTTGATGAGAACTTTTCCGAAGTTGAACATGCACATGAAAGCGGATATCAGCATGAAGATGAACATGTAGACAAAGATGAACATGAATTTGTGCCTGTACATGAACTACatgaaaatgaagaacacaaaaataaatccatagaagGTACACCAGAGAACTTAGAATCTGATGAAAAGCAGGATCATGAAGATATTTCATTAGCCGGAGGAGGTACTGAAAAATGGCCAGGGTGGCCTGGGGAGAGTGTTTTCAGGATGCTAGTGCCTGCCCAGAAGGTTGGTAGCATAATTGGACGTAAGGGAGAGTACATAAAGAAAACATGTGAAGAAACAAAAGCTCGGATTAAGATTCTCGATGGTCCTCCAGGAACAAGAGAAAGAGCT GTTATGATATCTGCTAAGGAAGAACCAGAAGCTTCTCTTCCACCTGCGGTGGATGGTCTTCTCAAGGTTCACAAGCGTCTACTGGATGGGATGGAGAATGATCCTTCTAATCCTGCACCAGGTTTAGGAGGCAAACTCTCGACAAGACTGCTTGTTCCAGCAGCACAAGCAGGGAGTTTGATCGGAAAACAAGGCACAACAGTCAAGTCAATCCAAGAAGAATCTAATTGTATTGTTAGAGTCCTCGGAACAG AAGATCTGCCACTTTTTGCTCTTCAAGATGATAGGATTGTAGAGGTAGTAGGGGAGCCTGCAGGCATACACAAAGCGATTGAATTGATTGCTAGTCATCTGAGAAAATTTTTAGTTGATAGAAGCATAATACATGTATTGGAAATGCAT ATGCAAATGCCTAATTCTCAGATGGACCACATGCCTCCTGCCCATTCTTGGGGTCCGTCTCCTCAAGCTTTTCAGCAAAATGCACCTGCAGGTCCAGGATATGGAGCTAACCATAATTTCATGCCACCGCCTAGGCAGTTTGATAATTATTATGCCCCCTCCAACATACCGCCTCCCCCAGAAAAACAATCTCATCAAGGAGTATCTGCCTATGGAAGAGAAGCGTTGGTGCCAGCACATTCGTCAACCACCCAGACGGCTCAGTCAATAATAACTCAG ATTACGCAGCAAATGCAAATCCCATTAGCTTATGCCGATGCTGTTATCGGCACACAAGGTGCAAATATTAGCTATATCCGACGGGTTAGTGGGGCCACAGTTACTATACAAGAAACAAGGGGTGTTCCTGGGGAGATGACAGTTGAGATTAGCGGAACTGCTTCTCAAGTCCAAACAGCTCAGCAAATGATTCAG AATTTCATGGCAGAGGTTTCAGGTTCAGCCCAGACACAATACGCATCATCGGCTGATCAGGCCTTCAATTCTTATGCGGCTCATGGTTCGGTATACACATCTCCCCCTTCGAATGCTAGTGTTGGTGGGCAAACCGGAGGGTATAGCTCAGTATATGGTGCTAATTATGGATACTGA
- the LOC140823956 gene encoding histidinol dehydrogenase, chloroplastic isoform X2 produces MKTYKLSDLTRTEVDSLKARPRIDFSSIFGVVQPIVDDIRSRGDAAVKDYTIRFDKVKLDSVIENVNDLPNPVLDPAVQEAFDVAYDNIFAFHAAQKPVEKIVENMQGVRCKRVARSISSVGLYVPGGTAVLPSTALMLSVPAQIAGCKTIVLATPPAQDGSICKEVVYCAKKAGVTHILKAGGAQAISAMAWGTESCPKVEKIYGPGNQYVTAAKMLLQNSEAMVSIDMPAGPSEVLVIADKHANPVHIAADLLSQAEHGPDSQVVLVVAGNDVDLTAILDEIKKQCQSLPRGDFASKALGHSFTVFARDMVEAIGFSNLYAPEHLIINVKDAEKWESLVENAGSVFLGPWTPESVGDYASGTNHVLPTYGYARMYGGVSLDTFLKYITVQSLTEEGLRKLGPYVATMAEVEGLEAHKRAVTLRLQDIEARQLSNLR; encoded by the exons ATGAAGACTTATAAGCTGTCAGATCTGACTAGGACAGAGGTTGATAGCCTCAAAGCTCGTCCTCGAATTGATTTTTCTTCTATTTTCGGTGTG GTTCAGCCCATTGTTGATGACATCCGAAGCAGAGGCGATGCAGCTGTCAAGGA CTATACAATTCGGTTTGACAAAGTAAAACTAGACAGTGTAATAGAGAATGTCAATGATCTTCCAAATCCAGTG CTCGATCCAGCTGTTCAAGAAGCTTTTGATGTGGCCTATGATAACATTTTTGCTTTTCATGCTGCACAAAAGCCAGTTGAAAAAATTGTTGAGAACATGCAA GGTGTTAGATGCAAAAGGGTGGCGCGAAGCATTTCATCTGTGGGTCTTTATGTTCCTGGTGGCACTGCCGTATTACCTTCAACTGCTTTGATGCTTTCAGTT CCTGCTCAGATCGCTGGATGCAAGACCATTGTGCTTGCAACTCCCCCTGCTCAAGATGGCAGCATTTGTAAA GAGGTTGTTTATTGTGCTAAGAAAGCTGGTGTAACTCACATTCTTAAAGCTGGGGGTGCTCAG GCAATCTCTGCCATGGCATGGGGGACTGAATCTTGTCCCAAG GTTGAGAAGATATACGGTCCTGGAAATCAGTATGTCACAGCTGCAAAAATGCTTCTGCAG AACAGTGAGGCTATGGTTTCGATAGACATGCCAGCTGGACCATCAGAAGTGCTCGTCATTGCTGATAAACATGCCAATCCTGTTCACATAGCTGCAGATTTACTATCACAG GCTGAGCATGGGCCTGACAGCCAAGTCGTTCTTGTAGTTGCTGGAAATGATGTGGATCTAACTGCTATTCTGGATGAAATTAAAAAGCAATGCCAAAGCCTTCCCCGGGGAGACTTTGCTTCAAAAGCACTAGGTCATAGCTTCACTGTTTTTGCACGTGATATGGTTGAG GCAATTGGCTTTTCTAACTTGTATGCACCGGAGCATTTGATCATCAATGTGAAAGATGCTGAAAAGTGGGAAAGTTTAGTCGAGAATGCAG GTTCTGTATTTTTGGGTCCATGGACGCCCGAGAGCGTGGGAGACTATGCAAGTGGTACCAATCATGTTCTTCCAACTTATGGTTATGCACGGATGTATGGTGGAGTGTCATTAGATACCTTCTTGAAGTACATCACAGTACAATCACTGACAGAAGAAGGGTTAAGGAAGCTCGGGCCTTATGTAGCAACCATGGCTGAGGTAGAGGGTCTGGAGGCGCACAAGAGAGCCGTGACCCTCAGACTGCAGGACATTGAAGCTAGACAATTATCAAATCTGAGATAA
- the LOC140823953 gene encoding uncharacterized protein — translation MAGVALFLDFLRKNPSFSGQQVHPRSLLSNTLAASFAVSTPFAYRALFGNGETRIAYCDSGLAVGEDYLSNIWTPSGSIFQENALKPSSKMYNIEMKPLLSAFHWKALALTSLRSFLLFYLPLLEPQSPMEEDDDNFLQENPDEARLDLIVPFKKSVKQICRETTVVTTRRVLERLAVHYVSQRMAWKLLKDAPKSATRKAGRGMTTSNYVLCVSRTTLRGHFLGVLASWFVQVGIDIYRFFTSIYKSKEASGDTVDIAENFQILGKKIQGTTIRCCASLVFASIGAGIGAAVIRPSTGQWIGCAIGDMAGPIIISLCFEK, via the exons ATGGCGGGTGTGGCATTGTTTTTGGATTTTCTGAGGAAAAATCCGAGCTTTAGTGGCCAACAGGTTCATCCGAGATCCCTGTTGTCCAACACACTCGCTGCGTCTTTCgctgtttccacaccttttgcttATAGGGCTTTGTTCGG CAATGGCGAAACACGCATTGCGTACTGCGACTCTGGGCTGGCAGTAGGTGAAGATTACTTGTCTAATATATGGACTCCATCTGGAAGTATCTTTCAGGAGAATGCACTGAAACCCAGTTCGAAAATGTACAACATTGAAATGAAACCACTACTCTCAGCATTTCATTGGAAAGCTCTTGCACTTACCTCACTGAGGtcgtttttgttattttatttgccTCTTTTGGAGCCTCAGTCACCAATGGAAGAGGATGATGACaattttttacaagaaaatcCAGACGAAGCTCGTTTAGATTTGATTGTGCCTTTCAAGAAATCTGTGAAACAAATTTGTCGCGAG ACCACTGTAGTTACAACAAGACGTGTTCTTGAAAGACTCGCAGTTCACTATGTTTCACAGCGTATGGCTTGGAAACTTCTCAAAG ATGCTCCGAAGTCGGCCACTCGGAAGGCTGGAAGGGGAATGACGACTTCAAACTATGTTTTATGCGTTAGCAGAACCACTTTGAGAG GGCATTTTCTCGGAGTTTTGGCATCATGGTTTGTCCAAGTGGGCATTGATATCTATCGATTCTTTACTTCTATATATAAAAGCAAAGAAGCGAGTGGTGATACTGTAGATATAGCAGAAAATTTTCAGATTCTTGGAAAGAAAATTCAGGGTACCACAATTAGGTGCTGTGCATCGCTCGTGTTTGCTTCCATTGGCGCTGGGATAGGAGCTGCTGTCATCCGCCCTTCAACTGGTCAATGGATTG GTTGTGCGATTGGGGATATGGCAGGACCTATCATAATTTCCTTGTGTTTTGAGAAGTGA
- the LOC140823955 gene encoding probable inactive leucine-rich repeat receptor-like protein kinase At3g03770, with amino-acid sequence MFNQENRWIQVSRNATLSISCVASMNKPRRFALPFLSLLFLIFHYSEELQPSQFETLLKIKNQFNFPPDLSGWNDNPEFCNSEPTQILTLSCYEDNITQFHFTGNRWFPNLVEDFSTSTLFSNLAGFSSLKVLSLVSLGLRGPLPSEIGRLSSLEILNISSNSFDGPIPAEISFLKGLQTLVMDNNRFSGNVPEWLGLLPALSVLNLRNNSLNGSFPNALSALVNLRILVLSENNLTGLVPKLHKLVNLQVLDLEDNFLGPESASFPKKLVSLVLKKNKFQFPVSDELSSCYQLQKLDISLNEFVGPFPLSLLTVPSLTYLNIGGNRFTGKLLHDMPCNAQLKFLNLSENRLTGELPDCLGYDSKESVVLYGGNCLCRKYRQQHVEPFCHTEALAVRILPHKKAEKTPYSRVVLASSMVGGVVGTMAIFGVAFLLVKREALHRNLNKISHTRLVVDRILPGNMLQLLKDARYISETMKLGALGIPPYRTFVLDELKEATNNFNATNIIGEGSNGQVYKGWLTDGTTVAIRTLKVKKRHSVQSYTNQLELVQKLRHCHLVSAIGHCFDCCQNDSSFSRIFLVFEYVPDGTLRRYVSEVQSRQKFTWTQRIAAAIEVAGGIQFLHTWITPGVYLNQLKITDILLDHNLHVKISKYNLPLLAENRKSDEIGISPCGSKENMGSILNCEARNDVYDFGVILLEMVVGRAIVSINDVHISRDILSVSLTADAMGRKSVVDPSVSKECSDDSLKTVIEVCVRCLSNEECDRPSLEDVIWNLQFAAQLQQESNNNQETPLHVL; translated from the exons ATGTTCAATCAAGAAAATCGGTGGATTCAAGTATCAAGAAATGCTACTCTGTCCATTTCATGCGTAGCATCAATGAATAAACCGAGACGTTTTGCCTTACCTTTCCTCTCCCTACTCTTCTTGATATTCCATTACTCAGAGGAGTTGCAACCTTCACAATTTGAGACCCTTTTGAAAATCAAGAATCAATTCAACTTCCCACCAGATTTAAGCGGGTGGAATGATAATCCAGAGTTTTGCAACTCAGAACCAACCCAAATTCTCACTCTTTCTTGCTATGAAGACAATATAACGCAGTTCCATTTTACTGGAAACAGATGGTTCCCAAATCTGGTTGAAGATTTTTCTACTTCCACCTTGTTTTCAAATCTAGCTGGTTTCTCCAGTTTGAAAGTGTTGTCTTTAGTATCTTTAGGTCTAAGAGGGCCATTACCTTCAGAAATCGGGAGATTATCTTCCCTGGAAATACTTAACATTAGTTCAAATTCTTTTGATGGCCCCATTCCTGCAGAGATTTCATTCTTAAAAGGCCTACAGACCCTTGTCATGGATAACAACAGGTTCTCTGGTAACGTACCTGAATGGCTAGGACTTTTACCAGCATTGAGTGTTTTGAATTTAAGGAACAATTCGTTAAATGGATCGTTCCCAAATGCACTGTCTGCTTTGGTAAATCTGAGGATTTTGGTGTTATCTGAGAATAATCTGACTGGGCTTGTGCCAAAACTCCACAAGTTGGTAAATCTTCAAGTTCTTGATTTAGAAGACAACTTTCTTGGGCCTGAATCCGCTAGTTTTCCCAAAAAGTTGGTTTCTTTAGTACTCAAGAAAAATAAGTTTCAGTTTCCAGTATCAGATGAATTGAGTTCTTGTTATCAGTTACAAAAGTTGGATATCTCTTTGAATGAATTTGTAGGGCCATTTCCGCTATCACTTTTGACAGTGCCATCGTTAACTTATTTAAACATCGGTGGAAATAGATTCACTGGAAAACTCTTACACGACATGCCTTGCAATGCACAACTCAAATTCTTGAATTTGTCCGAAAATCGTCTAACAGGGGAATTACCAGATTGTCTGGGATATGATTCTAAAGAAAGTGTTGTTTTGTATGGTGGGAATTGTTTATGCAGAAAATATAGACAGCAGCATGTTGAACCGTTCTGTCATACTGAAGCTTTGGCAGTAAGAATTTTACCTCATAAAAAAGCGGAGAAAACGCCGTACAGTAGAGTGGTTCTTGCATCGAGTATGGTTGGAGGGGTTGTTGGGACAATGGCAATTTTTGGTGTGGCTTTTTTGCTTGTGAAAAGGGAAGCTTTACACAGGAATTTGAATAAGATTTCGCACACAAGATTGGTGGTAGATAGGATATTGCCTGGAAATATGCTTCAGCTGCTCAAGGATGCAA GATACATTTCTGAAACAATGAAGTTGGGAGCACTAGGCATCCCACCTTATAGAACTTTTGTTCTGGATGAGCTTAAGGAGGCTACAAATAACTTCAATGCAACCAATATTATCGGGGAGGGTTCTAATGGGCAG GTATACAAAGGATGGCTGACAGATGGGACTACTGTCGCCATAAGAACTTTGAAAGTGAAAAAAAGACATAGTGTTCAGAGCTATACAAACCAACTTGAGTTGGTTCAGAAACTTAGACACTGCCATCTAGTCAGTGCAATAGGCCACTGCTTTGACTGCTGTCAAAATGACTCAAGTTTCAGCAGAATATTTCTCGTGTTCGAGTATGTGCCAGATGGTACATTAAGAAGATATGTCTCAG AGGTACAATCAAGACAAAAGTTCACATGGACACAACGAATAGCTGCTGCAATAGAGGTTGCAGGGGGTATCCAGTTTCTTCATACATGGATTACACCTGGTGTATATTTGAATCAACTGAAGATAACCGATATTCTGTTGGACCATAATCTCCATGTGAAGATCAGTAAATACAATTTACCATTATTGGCAGAGAATCGTAAGTCG GATGAGATTGGAATTTCTCCCTGTGGATCGAAAGAAAATATGGGATCAAT ATTGAACTGTGAGGCCAGAAATGATGTTTACGACTTCGGAGTAATATTGCTTGAAATGGTAGTTGGACGAGCAATTGTTTCCATAAATGATGTGCATATTTCGAGAGACATT TTATCAGTGAGCCTAACAGCAGACGCGATGGGTCGGAAGAGTGTGGTTGACCCTTCGGTTAGCAAGGAATGTTCAGACGATTCACTGAAGACTGTAATAGAGGTTTGTGTGAGATGCCTATCGAATGAAGAATGTGACAGGCCTTCCCTTGAAGATGTGATATGGAACTTGCAGTTTGCAGCACAGCTTCAACAAGAGTCTAATAACAATCAAGAAACCCCACTTCATGTACTATGA